In Mycobacterium sp. JS623, one genomic interval encodes:
- a CDS encoding acyl carrier protein: MSAGHIVEIFGRILGTPEVNANSDFFELGGDSLLATRVLSAIARDFGTELYYEDFLENPSPEGLFAKVTAVAP; the protein is encoded by the coding sequence ATGAGCGCTGGCCACATCGTCGAGATTTTCGGACGGATCCTCGGCACCCCTGAGGTGAATGCGAATTCTGACTTCTTCGAACTCGGCGGTGATTCACTGCTGGCGACCCGGGTGCTCAGTGCGATTGCCCGGGATTTCGGGACGGAGTTGTATTACGAGGACTTCCTCGAGAACCCCTCGCCGGAGGGGCTATTCGCCAAAGTTACTGCCGTAGCGCCATGA
- a CDS encoding glycosyltransferase family 2 protein, with product MTAATPQRSLTLSVVICAYTFDRWDDVLAAVASVRGQTTAPQEIVVVVDHNPDLCRRLRTALPDVTVVANRKQRGLSGGKDTGVEVTSSDVVAFLDDDAVAHPDWLRHFRDAYTDERIVGVGGTTLPLWESARPRWFPEEFDWVLGCTFTGREPGPVRNLLGGNASFRREVFSVAGGFPSHIGRTSAQRRPLGCEETEFCIRVSQHRPDWTFVFEPQAVIWHRVPAERERFSYFRSRCFAEGLSKAAVTRSVGVADGLSVERTYTARTLTRGMARGLGEALRGDRAGIERSCAISVGLLAAAAGYARGGVPLRRRPVLTEAK from the coding sequence ATGACCGCGGCAACGCCCCAGCGCTCCCTCACCCTATCCGTGGTGATCTGCGCCTACACATTCGATCGGTGGGACGACGTTCTCGCCGCCGTAGCGTCGGTCCGGGGCCAAACAACGGCACCACAGGAGATCGTCGTCGTCGTCGACCACAATCCCGACCTCTGTCGCCGCCTGCGCACAGCCCTGCCCGACGTGACGGTCGTCGCGAACCGGAAGCAGCGCGGGCTGTCTGGCGGCAAGGACACGGGCGTCGAAGTGACTTCCAGCGACGTGGTGGCCTTCTTGGACGACGATGCTGTGGCCCACCCCGACTGGCTCAGACACTTTCGCGACGCCTACACCGACGAGCGCATCGTTGGTGTAGGCGGTACGACGCTGCCGCTGTGGGAATCCGCCCGCCCTCGGTGGTTCCCGGAAGAGTTCGACTGGGTTCTGGGCTGTACGTTCACCGGCAGGGAACCCGGCCCTGTCCGTAACCTCCTTGGTGGCAACGCCTCCTTCCGTCGCGAGGTGTTCTCGGTGGCGGGCGGGTTCCCGAGTCACATCGGCCGGACCTCCGCGCAGCGTCGTCCTCTGGGTTGCGAGGAGACGGAGTTCTGTATCCGGGTGAGCCAGCATCGCCCCGACTGGACATTCGTCTTCGAACCGCAGGCGGTGATCTGGCACCGCGTGCCGGCCGAGCGGGAGCGGTTCTCTTATTTCCGCTCCCGATGCTTTGCCGAGGGATTGTCGAAGGCGGCCGTGACACGCAGCGTGGGCGTCGCGGATGGGCTCTCGGTCGAGCGGACGTACACCGCTCGTACCCTCACGCGAGGTATGGCGAGAGGGCTCGGTGAGGCGCTGCGCGGGGATCGCGCCGGGATAGAGCGCTCGTGTGCCATCTCCGTCGGACTGCTCGCTGCTGCAGCGGGATATGCCCGTGGCGGCGTGCCCCTCCGCCGGCGACCCGTGTTGACGGAGGCGAAATGA
- a CDS encoding GH39 family glycosyl hydrolase, which produces MSADDRTWGCVVIARHIRKGQGVRNGIRRRITAGVLVALAVALALATCVRSHEPPASNGHGDIEWPGWGFTHTQFSADEGEPRAVASAEEAIKSLPMVQAQAIMGWGVENPEPSPGQYDFRSLDRRMDFISRSGGVPVIVLCCAPDWMKGGEAGATNWGRLEDAPRREHFADFAALSAAVATRYPSVRHFLVWNEFKGFFDDELNRWDAKGYTDLYNIVYDAVKAVDPANQVGGPYLSFESKPVGSPDSSPQLQGTWGAVDQRSVDAFVYWRLLRKGADFVVVDGHATTGPGAPDEFTVVQKFAAVNAWLRTQVDVPIWWSEWYVEPAKPGWSPEHQIALRVAAMIELASSGANTVLYWNPRPDGAKCAGCLWTDTRETDGGQPLPFLTDVLQRFVRWFPPNVVRRKVHVADGLLALGSDRALVIVNTTDKTIGASVDGRQIEWSAYQTRWVMAQP; this is translated from the coding sequence ATGTCGGCCGACGACAGGACCTGGGGGTGTGTGGTCATAGCGCGCCACATCCGGAAAGGGCAGGGTGTCCGAAATGGAATCCGCCGGCGGATCACCGCGGGCGTGCTCGTCGCATTGGCAGTGGCGTTAGCCCTTGCTACGTGCGTTCGGTCCCATGAGCCTCCCGCTTCCAACGGCCACGGCGACATCGAGTGGCCTGGCTGGGGGTTTACTCACACTCAGTTCAGCGCCGACGAGGGGGAGCCGCGGGCGGTTGCCAGTGCTGAGGAGGCGATCAAGTCGCTGCCGATGGTGCAGGCCCAGGCCATCATGGGCTGGGGCGTGGAAAACCCTGAACCCTCGCCTGGCCAGTACGATTTCCGCAGTCTGGACCGTCGGATGGACTTCATAAGCCGCAGTGGCGGGGTTCCGGTGATCGTCTTGTGCTGTGCACCGGACTGGATGAAAGGCGGCGAGGCCGGGGCGACCAACTGGGGCCGCTTGGAAGACGCGCCACGCCGCGAACACTTCGCTGACTTCGCCGCCCTGAGCGCCGCAGTGGCCACGCGCTATCCGTCCGTTCGCCATTTTCTCGTCTGGAACGAGTTCAAAGGATTCTTTGACGACGAGCTCAACCGGTGGGACGCGAAGGGATACACCGACCTCTACAACATCGTCTACGACGCGGTGAAGGCGGTGGATCCGGCAAACCAGGTCGGCGGCCCCTACCTCTCGTTCGAGAGCAAACCGGTGGGTTCCCCTGACAGCTCTCCGCAGCTGCAGGGCACCTGGGGGGCAGTGGACCAACGGTCCGTCGACGCCTTCGTCTACTGGAGGCTACTGCGGAAGGGCGCCGACTTCGTCGTGGTCGACGGCCACGCGACCACGGGACCGGGCGCCCCCGACGAGTTCACCGTCGTGCAGAAGTTCGCCGCAGTCAATGCTTGGCTCCGAACGCAGGTCGATGTGCCTATATGGTGGTCGGAGTGGTATGTCGAACCGGCCAAGCCAGGCTGGTCACCGGAGCATCAGATTGCGCTGCGCGTCGCCGCGATGATCGAGCTGGCGAGTAGTGGAGCGAACACGGTCTTGTATTGGAACCCGCGCCCGGACGGAGCGAAATGTGCCGGGTGCCTGTGGACGGACACCCGGGAGACCGACGGTGGTCAGCCTCTGCCCTTCCTCACCGACGTCCTCCAGCGCTTCGTCCGCTGGTTTCCACCGAATGTCGTGCGTCGAAAGGTGCACGTGGCGGACGGGCTCCTCGCGCTCGGGTCTGACCGCGCACTCGTGATCGTCAACACCACCGATAAGACGATCGGCGCCTCGGTTGACGGTCGGCAAATCGAGTGGTCGGCCTACCAGACGCGGTGGGTCATGGCGCAACCCTAG
- a CDS encoding glycoside hydrolase family 16 protein, with translation MCMRGEFLRWPRTVLASLGTMLCVAMGVVCHAALAQAAPGNCPATAAAAYGWGSPNQSDDFDGPSSLAGWNLYNGPGHDGNGRRTPNAVSVADGVLTITGDPQGDSEGMSWSPGQTYGRWEVCVKSPAASPNYHSVLLLWPARSGGGEIDFMEIADPTRQNVDAFVHYGYGAQEAGHIRIDATQWHSWAVEWSPQRIATFVDGAQWWETTNTAHIPTGLMRMCMQLDNFGGDISQGGQQIVDWARQYPLVTT, from the coding sequence ATGTGCATGCGTGGCGAATTTCTCCGGTGGCCCCGCACGGTCCTCGCGTCATTGGGCACAATGCTGTGCGTCGCGATGGGAGTGGTCTGCCACGCGGCGCTTGCGCAGGCCGCTCCCGGCAACTGCCCGGCGACAGCGGCCGCCGCCTACGGCTGGGGCTCGCCGAACCAATCGGACGATTTCGACGGCCCATCGTCGCTCGCCGGTTGGAACCTTTACAACGGTCCGGGACACGACGGAAACGGCCGCCGTACCCCCAACGCGGTTTCTGTTGCCGACGGAGTGTTGACGATCACCGGTGACCCCCAGGGTGATTCCGAGGGAATGTCGTGGAGTCCCGGGCAGACGTACGGCCGCTGGGAAGTCTGCGTGAAATCGCCGGCGGCGTCACCGAACTACCATTCCGTGCTGTTGCTGTGGCCAGCCCGGTCAGGTGGTGGTGAAATCGACTTTATGGAAATTGCTGATCCCACGCGGCAGAACGTCGACGCCTTTGTTCACTACGGATACGGCGCGCAAGAAGCCGGCCATATCCGGATCGACGCCACGCAGTGGCACAGCTGGGCTGTTGAATGGAGCCCCCAGCGGATCGCCACCTTCGTCGACGGTGCGCAATGGTGGGAGACCACGAACACAGCGCACATCCCAACCGGTCTGATGAGGATGTGTATGCAGCTCGACAATTTCGGCGGCGACATCAGCCAGGGTGGTCAGCAGATCGTCGATTGGGCACGCCAGTATCCACTCGTCACAACATGA
- a CDS encoding polysaccharide deacetylase family protein, whose translation MTESVPILMYHAVSENPSAATRRLSVTPRSLDEQIAFLMNRGFTGMTFSDLADAFETGKPLPERPVVLTFDDGYADFACTAWPTLRRYDFPATVFVTSGWIADAGRNAAGKPLGQMLNWAQVRELAAAGIEIGAHSHSHPQLDQLADGTLCQELRLGRALLEDCIGAPVRALAYPFGYSTPRVRLAARAAGYRCAAAVRNVRATSSDDIFMLPRLTIRRSTNQTVFASIMSGGDKRIFRRDRLLTAGWASVRSARRAGRRVLAHA comes from the coding sequence ATGACTGAGTCGGTTCCGATCCTCATGTATCACGCAGTTTCCGAAAACCCCTCAGCCGCAACGCGACGTCTCTCCGTTACTCCACGCTCACTGGACGAGCAAATTGCTTTCCTGATGAATCGCGGCTTCACCGGCATGACCTTCTCGGACCTGGCCGACGCCTTTGAAACCGGTAAACCTTTGCCTGAGCGGCCGGTGGTCCTTACCTTCGACGACGGATACGCGGACTTCGCATGCACGGCCTGGCCCACTCTTCGGCGCTACGATTTTCCGGCGACGGTTTTCGTCACGAGCGGCTGGATCGCCGACGCAGGCCGGAATGCAGCTGGTAAGCCGCTGGGCCAGATGCTGAACTGGGCGCAAGTCCGCGAGCTCGCGGCGGCGGGTATCGAAATCGGGGCCCACAGCCACAGCCATCCCCAGCTCGACCAGCTCGCTGACGGCACGCTGTGCCAAGAACTCCGGCTCGGCCGGGCTCTGCTCGAGGACTGCATCGGTGCACCGGTCCGAGCCCTTGCCTATCCCTTCGGCTACTCGACTCCGCGGGTACGGCTCGCCGCTCGAGCGGCTGGCTATCGCTGTGCAGCGGCCGTGAGGAATGTCCGAGCGACCTCATCCGACGACATCTTCATGCTTCCGCGGCTCACCATCCGCCGCAGCACCAACCAGACCGTCTTCGCCTCGATCATGAGCGGCGGCGACAAGCGAATCTTCCGACGGGACCGCCTGCTGACGGCAGGTTGGGCGTCTGTACGCAGCGCTCGACGGGCCGGAAGGCGGGTGCTGGCCCATGCATGA
- a CDS encoding lipopolysaccharide biosynthesis protein, giving the protein MAKPEAGRRRLGDQPFLRNAYALVLNTAISGVLGLVYWVLAARYYDDSDVGRGSAAISALMLLTGLVSVNFAGTLNRFIPNTGRRTVAVVAFAYLATSAAIAVLAVVLLFTLNRVGGPAYDLLREPQTRMWFVAAAVVASVVTLQDSVLTGLRVAVWVPVWNAAFAVAKIVLLVVLAHSMPRSGVFFSWIIPMIVVMFPVNLLIFGRLLPRHVRTATHEVEFSAAQIGRFFVADYLGALVLYGTMFVVPVLVASRVAPHTYAYFFLAWSIAIMMNLVAVNMAVSMAVEGVYDPSSLAGYCRSALTRALGLLLVGFVAISLAAPYTMGLLGAGYLDAVPLLQLLALASLPSAVVDIYVGTLRARTRRVRIIAVQTLRAVTVLGLVVVAQHYHEVFVHFGDPRLTAVGVAVLLGQLIVTLVVLPDLGRLLGWRRRLASPVNAREEAICLN; this is encoded by the coding sequence TTGGCAAAGCCCGAGGCCGGTCGGCGACGTCTGGGAGACCAGCCCTTCTTGCGGAACGCCTATGCCCTCGTTCTCAACACCGCCATCTCGGGCGTTCTCGGTCTGGTGTACTGGGTCCTCGCGGCGCGCTACTACGACGATTCCGATGTCGGTCGCGGATCGGCCGCCATTTCGGCGTTGATGCTGTTGACGGGCTTGGTGTCGGTCAACTTCGCGGGCACGCTGAATCGCTTCATCCCCAACACCGGAAGGCGTACGGTCGCCGTGGTCGCGTTCGCCTACCTCGCCACGTCCGCCGCAATCGCCGTGCTTGCCGTCGTCTTGCTTTTCACCCTCAATCGCGTGGGAGGGCCGGCATACGACCTGCTCCGCGAGCCCCAGACGCGAATGTGGTTCGTCGCCGCAGCGGTTGTCGCGAGCGTCGTCACGTTGCAGGACAGCGTATTGACAGGACTGAGGGTGGCGGTCTGGGTGCCTGTCTGGAACGCCGCGTTCGCCGTTGCCAAGATCGTGCTTCTGGTGGTGCTGGCCCATTCCATGCCCCGATCCGGGGTGTTCTTCTCCTGGATCATTCCCATGATCGTCGTCATGTTCCCGGTGAACCTGTTGATCTTCGGCAGGCTCCTGCCCAGACACGTGCGTACGGCGACGCACGAGGTCGAGTTCTCGGCTGCACAGATCGGCCGGTTCTTCGTCGCTGATTATCTGGGCGCGCTGGTTCTTTACGGGACCATGTTCGTTGTCCCGGTGCTGGTGGCATCCCGTGTCGCGCCGCACACCTACGCGTATTTCTTCTTGGCCTGGTCCATCGCCATCATGATGAATCTGGTGGCCGTCAACATGGCCGTATCCATGGCGGTGGAAGGTGTGTACGACCCTTCGAGCTTGGCCGGCTATTGCCGATCTGCGCTCACTCGAGCCCTGGGTTTGCTTTTGGTCGGATTTGTCGCGATCAGCCTTGCAGCTCCGTACACGATGGGGCTGCTCGGTGCCGGATACCTCGACGCTGTGCCGTTGCTCCAGCTGTTGGCCTTGGCCAGCTTGCCCAGTGCGGTGGTGGACATCTACGTCGGCACGCTACGTGCGCGAACCAGGCGAGTGCGGATCATCGCGGTGCAAACCCTTCGGGCAGTGACGGTGTTGGGGCTGGTTGTGGTCGCGCAGCACTACCACGAGGTGTTCGTGCACTTCGGTGATCCGAGGTTGACCGCAGTAGGGGTGGCAGTTTTGCTAGGCCAGCTCATCGTGACGCTGGTTGTGCTTCCAGATCTTGGCAGGCTTCTCGGGTGGCGTCGGCGACTTGCGTCGCCGGTCAATGCACGCGAGGAGGCGATATGTCTCAACTGA
- a CDS encoding AMP-binding protein, with translation MADFAAAARDWPHRPAMVHNGSAITYRDLAERVRLTASRYRLRRFTADGPSGLIGTLVSHTPAVGEHLLGILQAGATYCPIDAALPVARKEALAAVLGLNRLFAITCDPHEPTNLRIEHLDEDPVATDTAPLQPLWRPSDPAYVLCTSGSTGMPKPVVVSRHALTVTVRALRHLFALTPEDRVLQFASLGWDTCLEEILPALTTGATVLFDDAAHCGSFRPFVHFLAEREVTVLDLPTAFWHELVLFLHEERAALPDSVRLVVIGGERVDPTRLRQWRDLDVGHVRLLNTYGCTETTMITHAVLLSGPGAEPEVVAYDAEAPLGRPLPHVGDHVTDEGELLVSGPSLATGYLGLPELTATGFPVADHGSGLTRWFQTGDLVTRGQRGLLYPCGRADEQVKVLGVRVHPAEVEAQLNTHPAVAGAVVVGERLLGRTSLTAFVVPAGAIAPAELKRYLRERLPGQFVPNRVKFVDALAYTSSGKVDRAATQRAAADYDSKGVHV, from the coding sequence ATGGCGGACTTCGCCGCCGCGGCCCGAGATTGGCCTCACCGACCTGCCATGGTGCACAACGGCAGCGCCATCACCTATCGGGACCTCGCAGAGCGGGTCCGTCTTACCGCATCCCGCTACCGGCTACGCCGATTCACCGCCGACGGGCCATCCGGTCTGATCGGTACGTTGGTGTCGCACACACCCGCTGTGGGCGAGCACCTTCTTGGGATACTGCAAGCCGGCGCGACCTACTGCCCTATCGACGCCGCACTTCCGGTTGCCCGCAAAGAGGCGCTCGCAGCGGTACTCGGCCTCAATCGTCTGTTTGCGATAACTTGCGATCCGCACGAACCAACGAACTTGCGGATCGAGCATCTCGACGAGGATCCAGTGGCCACGGATACCGCACCGCTGCAGCCTCTTTGGCGCCCGAGCGATCCAGCGTACGTGCTGTGCACCTCGGGTTCTACCGGGATGCCGAAGCCGGTGGTGGTCTCGCGGCATGCCCTGACCGTCACGGTACGCGCGCTGCGTCACCTCTTCGCGCTCACGCCCGAGGACCGCGTGCTCCAATTCGCCTCGCTCGGCTGGGACACCTGCTTGGAGGAGATCTTGCCCGCATTAACAACCGGTGCGACAGTGCTTTTCGACGACGCGGCCCATTGCGGCTCATTCCGTCCCTTTGTGCACTTTCTAGCGGAACGCGAAGTCACGGTGCTCGACTTGCCGACTGCGTTCTGGCACGAACTTGTGCTCTTCCTGCACGAGGAGCGAGCGGCACTGCCAGACAGCGTCCGACTGGTGGTGATCGGCGGCGAGCGGGTTGATCCGACCAGATTGCGACAGTGGCGTGATCTCGACGTCGGACACGTCAGGTTGCTCAACACCTACGGGTGCACCGAGACGACGATGATCACCCACGCGGTGCTGCTCAGCGGCCCTGGCGCCGAACCAGAAGTTGTGGCTTACGACGCCGAGGCGCCACTGGGTCGTCCGCTGCCCCATGTGGGCGATCACGTCACCGATGAAGGTGAACTGCTGGTGTCAGGCCCCTCTTTGGCCACCGGATATCTAGGTTTGCCGGAACTCACGGCGACCGGATTCCCGGTCGCCGACCACGGATCTGGACTGACCCGGTGGTTCCAGACCGGAGATTTGGTGACCCGCGGTCAACGCGGGCTGCTATATCCATGCGGCCGCGCTGACGAACAGGTGAAAGTCCTTGGTGTGCGGGTACATCCGGCTGAGGTAGAGGCACAGCTGAACACCCACCCCGCAGTCGCGGGTGCCGTCGTGGTCGGCGAACGGCTACTCGGGCGCACGTCGTTGACGGCGTTCGTCGTTCCGGCCGGAGCGATTGCTCCGGCTGAACTGAAACGCTACCTACGAGAGCGCCTACCCGGCCAATTCGTGCCCAACAGGGTGAAATTCGTCGACGCACTCGCTTACACGTCAAGCGGCAAAGTTGATCGGGCGGCAACGCAACGTGCCGCAGCGGACTACGACAGCAAAGGAGTACATGTATGA
- a CDS encoding KamA family radical SAM protein codes for MTILTDPPRAGFTATTDQPYAYVRKELSEPDWRRYPGWATVTESEWRDPQWQRAHSVKNIGQLRVVAGDLLDERFYADLAADQQQRATMSMLLPPQMLNTMAPNCAMGRRGLTEAFYADPIRRYMLPVLSDRDPEWGSHPFAERDSLHESDMWVVEGLTHRYPTKVLAEMLSTCPQYCGHCTRMDLVGNSTPTISKARLTLHPADRQDRMLDYLRATPTVRDVVVSGGDVANVPWPRLESFVMQLLDIDTIRDIRLATKALAALPQHWLQAKVLDGVNRTAHVAAARGVNLALHTHINHVQSVTPLVAAAARALLDAGLRDVRNQGVLLRGVNATVDDLLDLCFALQGEANILPYYFYMCDMIPNAEHWRIALWEAQELQLAIMGYLPGYATPRLVCDVPYVGKRWVHQVVRYDRTRGISYWNKNYRTGLDATDVDALDQVYPFYDPIDTLPTSGQAWWRKNCHRPCGTAILVEYESVTPATVSGAVPDGRQSCGSERGAR; via the coding sequence ATGACAATCCTCACCGACCCCCCGCGTGCTGGCTTTACCGCCACCACCGACCAGCCGTATGCCTATGTGCGCAAGGAGTTGTCAGAACCCGACTGGCGTCGTTACCCAGGCTGGGCGACGGTCACCGAATCCGAATGGCGAGATCCGCAATGGCAGCGGGCACACTCGGTCAAGAACATCGGGCAGCTTCGCGTGGTGGCTGGCGATCTGCTCGATGAGCGGTTCTATGCCGACCTGGCGGCCGATCAGCAACAACGGGCGACCATGTCGATGTTGCTGCCGCCGCAGATGCTCAACACCATGGCCCCCAATTGTGCGATGGGACGCCGCGGGCTCACCGAGGCGTTCTATGCCGATCCGATCCGGCGTTACATGCTGCCAGTGCTCAGTGATCGAGATCCGGAGTGGGGCTCACACCCATTCGCCGAGCGAGATTCGTTGCACGAGAGCGACATGTGGGTGGTGGAGGGCCTGACCCATCGATACCCGACCAAGGTACTCGCCGAAATGTTATCGACCTGTCCGCAATATTGCGGGCACTGTACGCGGATGGATCTGGTCGGCAATTCCACACCAACAATCAGCAAGGCCAGGCTGACTTTGCATCCGGCCGACCGGCAGGACCGCATGCTGGACTATCTGCGCGCCACACCGACGGTGCGCGATGTCGTGGTGTCCGGCGGGGATGTGGCGAACGTCCCGTGGCCGCGACTGGAATCGTTTGTCATGCAGTTGCTCGACATTGACACCATCCGCGACATCCGCTTGGCGACAAAGGCATTGGCCGCCCTGCCGCAGCACTGGTTGCAAGCGAAGGTGCTCGACGGAGTTAATCGCACGGCGCACGTTGCCGCTGCCCGCGGGGTCAACCTGGCACTGCACACGCACATCAACCATGTGCAGTCGGTGACTCCGCTGGTTGCGGCGGCGGCCCGGGCGCTGCTCGACGCGGGGCTGCGAGACGTGCGTAACCAGGGGGTGTTGTTGCGAGGGGTGAACGCCACCGTGGACGACCTGCTCGACCTGTGCTTCGCGCTGCAGGGTGAAGCCAACATCCTGCCGTACTACTTCTACATGTGCGACATGATCCCCAACGCCGAACACTGGCGGATCGCACTGTGGGAAGCTCAAGAGTTGCAGTTGGCGATCATGGGCTATCTGCCCGGCTATGCGACGCCGCGACTCGTATGCGATGTTCCCTATGTAGGTAAACGGTGGGTCCATCAGGTGGTGCGTTACGACCGGACCCGTGGCATCTCATATTGGAACAAAAATTATCGAACCGGTTTGGATGCAACGGATGTCGATGCCTTGGATCAGGTCTACCCGTTCTACGATCCGATCGACACTCTGCCGACGTCAGGGCAGGCATGGTGGCGGAAGAATTGCCACCGTCCATGTGGCACAGCAATTTTGGTCGAATATGAGTCAGTCACCCCCGCCACGGTCAGCGGCGCGGTACCTGACGGACGTCAGTCATGCGGGTCAGAAAGGGGAGCGAGATGA
- a CDS encoding flavin monoamine oxidase family protein: protein MNRGDMRVVVVGAGLAGLTAAVDLAEAGTDVTVLEARDRVGGRMHGIPVSAGVVADGGAAYLGMLHTELLALLGEHGLDLASTAMIGDSTFLVSDERTTSASRVPPLNAVALGDLFDRLEELVGQVRPDAPWESPRAEQLDQLTAAQWLADEVKYPDARTFFPLFIGEMMAADPAAISVLHMAFYLRSGGGIRYLNAFEGGAQQWRIDGGSHLLCEALADRLGERVRLRHPVAAIDQDADEVAVHCVSAVDGARSEYRADQVVVAIPPLLAQRIEFRPALLAPRATAATGRGCGVKVHLSYPAPLWRSHGLSGWSVSTNGPLLSTVDDSPPDESAGVLTGFVTGAPASTFSALSSAQQHDAALAHTGRLFPELPPPSQCTVTDWLAEKYSRGCYAALFGPGDWLRLGPTLTTPHGRVHWAGTETSLEFFGLMEGAIRSGRRVAAELIHGAEPATVSRKVLSL, encoded by the coding sequence ATGAACCGGGGAGACATGCGCGTTGTCGTCGTCGGTGCGGGCCTGGCCGGACTGACCGCTGCTGTCGATTTGGCGGAGGCGGGCACGGACGTCACCGTGCTTGAGGCACGTGATCGGGTAGGCGGTCGGATGCACGGCATTCCGGTGTCCGCCGGTGTCGTCGCCGATGGAGGTGCTGCTTATCTGGGTATGCTGCACACCGAACTGCTCGCACTGTTGGGTGAGCACGGACTCGATCTGGCCTCCACAGCGATGATCGGGGACAGCACATTTCTGGTTTCGGATGAGCGAACGACGTCTGCGAGCAGGGTGCCCCCGCTCAACGCCGTCGCGCTCGGCGATCTGTTCGATCGGCTCGAGGAACTCGTTGGGCAGGTGCGGCCCGATGCGCCGTGGGAGAGTCCACGCGCGGAGCAACTCGACCAGCTAACAGCAGCGCAGTGGCTTGCCGACGAGGTCAAGTATCCGGATGCGCGGACGTTCTTCCCGCTGTTCATCGGCGAAATGATGGCGGCCGATCCAGCGGCGATCTCGGTTCTGCACATGGCCTTCTATCTGCGCTCTGGCGGAGGGATCCGCTACCTCAACGCCTTCGAGGGCGGGGCCCAGCAGTGGCGAATTGATGGCGGCTCACATCTGCTTTGCGAGGCGCTCGCTGACCGGCTCGGCGAGCGGGTGCGGTTACGGCATCCCGTTGCTGCGATCGACCAGGACGCCGATGAGGTTGCGGTGCACTGCGTTTCGGCTGTTGATGGCGCACGCTCCGAGTATCGGGCCGACCAAGTCGTCGTCGCCATACCGCCGCTGTTGGCGCAGCGGATCGAGTTCCGGCCAGCCCTGCTCGCGCCGCGGGCGACGGCGGCCACCGGCCGCGGCTGCGGGGTCAAGGTACATCTGAGCTATCCCGCTCCGCTGTGGCGTTCGCACGGGTTGTCCGGATGGTCCGTGAGTACAAACGGGCCGCTACTGTCCACGGTCGATGATTCTCCACCGGATGAATCTGCAGGCGTGCTCACAGGATTCGTCACCGGCGCTCCGGCATCGACCTTCAGCGCGCTGTCGTCGGCCCAGCAGCATGACGCCGCGCTGGCCCACACCGGCCGTCTCTTCCCCGAGTTGCCGCCACCGTCCCAATGCACGGTGACCGACTGGCTGGCTGAGAAATACAGCAGGGGATGCTATGCCGCCCTGTTTGGCCCCGGCGATTGGTTGCGGCTGGGCCCGACACTGACCACACCGCATGGCCGCGTCCACTGGGCGGGCACCGAAACCAGCCTGGAGTTCTTTGGGCTGATGGAGGGTGCGATTAGGTCGGGCCGACGAGTCGCAGCCGAATTGATCCACGGCGCTGAACCGGCGACCGTTTCACGAAAGGTGCTGTCGCTATGA